The following are from one region of the Cloacibacterium normanense genome:
- the mltG gene encoding endolytic transglycosylase MltG, translated as MKKGCSIIAVIGLIVFLIGGYFAFNFLKKYKLGNVAKEGYILVPTGANFEQVLDSISPYLKNKESFKEVALKKNLDQKIKPGRYKIESGTDNTDLVNMIKAGNQTESSFRIGDFNDVYQMIGRVSRKTEADSLTFVKEFNKIAVSKGYNNAEDLKKYFFADTYQFFWTVKPAEFFEKFENQYQEFWNEERLAKERKLNLSREEIYALASIVYKESGGKTDEQKTIAGLYLNRVRKGMKLQSDPTVIYAINKENNFTQDIKRVLYKHLSFPSPYNTYAVKGIPPGPICVVDKNSVDAVLNAENNNYIFMCADPKRMGYHKFTDNDVEHAANAKAYQDWLNSKNITQ; from the coding sequence ATGAAAAAAGGTTGTTCTATCATCGCTGTTATTGGGCTAATCGTTTTTTTGATTGGCGGATACTTTGCATTTAATTTTTTGAAAAAATATAAACTCGGGAACGTAGCAAAAGAAGGCTATATTCTTGTTCCAACGGGTGCAAATTTCGAACAAGTGCTTGATTCTATTTCACCTTATCTTAAAAATAAAGAAAGTTTCAAAGAAGTAGCATTAAAGAAAAATCTTGACCAAAAAATTAAACCCGGTCGTTATAAAATTGAGTCTGGAACGGACAACACAGACTTGGTAAACATGATTAAAGCTGGAAACCAAACAGAAAGCAGTTTCAGAATTGGAGATTTCAATGATGTTTATCAAATGATAGGAAGAGTTTCTAGAAAAACAGAAGCAGATTCTTTAACTTTTGTAAAAGAATTCAATAAAATAGCAGTTTCTAAAGGTTATAATAACGCCGAAGATTTAAAAAAATACTTCTTTGCAGATACTTATCAATTCTTTTGGACGGTAAAACCTGCGGAATTTTTTGAAAAATTCGAAAATCAATATCAAGAATTTTGGAACGAAGAAAGACTTGCCAAAGAGAGAAAACTCAACCTTTCTAGAGAAGAAATTTATGCTTTAGCTTCTATCGTTTACAAAGAATCTGGCGGTAAAACAGACGAGCAAAAAACCATCGCAGGATTATACCTTAATCGTGTAAGAAAAGGAATGAAACTACAATCTGACCCGACTGTAATTTATGCAATTAACAAAGAAAATAACTTTACTCAAGATATTAAAAGAGTGCTTTACAAGCATCTTTCCTTCCCTTCTCCTTACAATACTTATGCAGTAAAAGGAATTCCACCGGGACCAATTTGCGTGGTTGACAAAAATTCTGTAGACGCTGTTCTAAACGCAGAAAATAACAATTACATTTTTATGTGTGCCGACCCAAAAAGAATGGGTTATCATAAATTTACAGACAATGATGTAGAACACGCTGCGAATGCAAAAGCTTATCAAGATTGGCTCAATTCAAAAAACATTACTCAATAA
- the dapF gene encoding diaminopimelate epimerase codes for MTTLDFYKYQGTGNDFVMIDNRDLSFPKDTEIIKKLCDRRFGIGGDGLILLENAAEGDFKTDFKMVYYNSDGNESTMCGNGGRCIVAFAHFLDIFEDKCTFMAIDGLHEAEMNFGTVKLKMIDVENIKNIDENFELNTGSPHFVKYVENLENFDVYKNGNSIRNSERYAQEGINVNFVEKTDENKIFVRTYERGVEDETYSCGTGVTACSLVYMLQNHVDKVDVKVLGGNLKVYAEEKENGFKNVWLEGPAKQVFKGKINL; via the coding sequence ATGACAACACTAGATTTTTATAAATATCAAGGAACAGGAAACGATTTTGTAATGATAGACAATCGGGACTTAAGTTTCCCAAAAGATACAGAAATCATCAAAAAACTCTGCGACAGACGTTTCGGAATTGGTGGTGATGGACTTATTTTACTAGAAAATGCAGCAGAAGGTGATTTCAAAACAGATTTCAAAATGGTGTATTACAATTCAGACGGAAATGAATCTACTATGTGTGGAAATGGTGGAAGATGCATTGTAGCTTTTGCTCATTTTTTAGACATTTTCGAAGATAAATGTACTTTTATGGCTATCGATGGTTTACATGAAGCCGAAATGAATTTCGGAACGGTTAAACTGAAAATGATAGATGTAGAAAATATTAAAAACATTGATGAAAATTTTGAACTCAATACGGGTTCTCCTCATTTTGTGAAATATGTAGAAAATCTAGAAAATTTCGATGTTTACAAAAATGGTAATTCTATCAGAAATTCTGAAAGATACGCTCAAGAAGGCATTAATGTAAATTTTGTAGAAAAAACGGATGAAAATAAAATCTTCGTGAGAACTTATGAACGTGGTGTAGAAGACGAAACCTACAGTTGTGGAACGGGTGTAACTGCGTGTTCACTGGTATATATGCTTCAAAATCATGTAGACAAAGTAGATGTAAAAGTTCTGGGCGGAAATCTAAAAGTATATGCAGAAGAAAAAGAAAACGGTTTTAAAAACGTTTGGCTAGAAGGTCCTGCAAAACAAGTTTTCAAAGGAAAAATCAATTTATAA
- the hemN gene encoding oxygen-independent coproporphyrinogen III oxidase produces the protein MNSLIDKYNIPGPRYTSYPTVPYWDNDGFTSEQWQKTVIQSFNESNAQEGISIYIHLPFCEQLCTFCACHKRITKQHSVETPYLESVLKEWNLYLNLFEEKPKLKELHLGGGTPTFFSPENLRILLEGIFSTVEIAENPEFSFEGHPNNTTKVHLQTLYDLGFRRCSFGVQDYDEKVQKAINRIQPFENVKNVTEWAREIGYKSVSHDLVFGLPHQTWDAMEFTIKKTLELKPDRLAFYSYAHVPWIKGVGQRGFDENDLPSGEEKRKLYENGKKLLEELGYIEVGMDHFSLEKDDLYQSLIHKKLHRNFMGYTSSNTQLMVGLGMSAISDSWYAFAQNEKTVEEYQKRVEEGIIPVVKGHILNEEDLKLRRHILNLMCQLETTFTPENSFEELPEALKKLQEMQEDGLVEISENTVKITEKGRVFTRNVAMAFDLRMMRKMPETRLFSMTV, from the coding sequence ATGAATTCTTTAATCGATAAATATAATATTCCGGGACCTAGATATACTTCTTATCCTACCGTTCCTTACTGGGATAATGATGGTTTTACTTCTGAACAATGGCAGAAAACTGTTATTCAGTCTTTTAACGAGAGTAATGCTCAAGAAGGAATTTCTATTTATATTCACCTTCCTTTTTGTGAGCAATTGTGTACTTTTTGTGCTTGTCATAAACGTATTACCAAACAACATTCTGTGGAAACACCTTATTTAGAAAGTGTTTTAAAAGAATGGAATCTTTATCTTAATCTTTTTGAAGAAAAACCAAAACTTAAAGAATTGCATCTCGGTGGTGGAACTCCTACGTTTTTCTCACCAGAAAATTTGAGAATTTTACTAGAAGGAATTTTTAGCACCGTAGAAATTGCCGAAAATCCTGAATTTTCTTTTGAAGGTCATCCAAACAACACTACAAAAGTACATTTGCAAACTTTGTATGATTTAGGCTTTAGAAGATGTAGTTTCGGAGTGCAAGATTATGATGAAAAAGTTCAGAAAGCCATCAATAGAATTCAGCCTTTCGAAAATGTGAAAAACGTTACAGAATGGGCTAGAGAAATTGGTTATAAAAGTGTTTCTCACGATTTGGTTTTTGGTTTGCCGCACCAAACTTGGGATGCAATGGAATTTACCATCAAAAAAACTTTGGAATTAAAACCAGATAGACTAGCGTTTTATTCTTACGCTCACGTTCCGTGGATAAAAGGAGTTGGTCAACGTGGTTTTGACGAAAATGATTTGCCAAGTGGCGAAGAAAAACGTAAACTCTACGAAAATGGCAAAAAACTGTTAGAAGAATTAGGTTATATAGAGGTTGGAATGGATCATTTTTCACTCGAAAAAGATGATTTGTACCAATCTTTAATTCATAAAAAACTCCACCGAAATTTCATGGGCTATACATCGAGTAATACTCAATTGATGGTCGGTTTAGGAATGTCTGCGATTTCGGATTCTTGGTATGCTTTTGCTCAAAATGAAAAAACGGTGGAAGAATATCAAAAAAGAGTAGAAGAGGGAATTATTCCTGTGGTGAAAGGACACATCTTAAACGAAGAAGATTTAAAATTAAGAAGACATATTCTCAATTTAATGTGTCAGTTAGAAACTACTTTTACACCAGAAAATTCTTTTGAAGAATTACCAGAAGCATTGAAAAAGCTACAAGAAATGCAAGAAGATGGTCTGGTAGAAATTTCAGAAAATACAGTGAAAATTACCGAAAAAGGTAGAGTTTTCACTAGAAATGTTGCCATGGCTTTTGATTTAAGAATGATGAGAAAAATGCCAGAAACCAGATTGTTTTCGATGACGGTTTAA
- a CDS encoding adenylyltransferase/cytidyltransferase family protein: MKTQKIGITFSSFDLLHAGHIKMLEEAKTVCDYLIVGLQLDPAYDRPTKNKPTQTVVERYIQLKAVNAVDEIVPYYTEQDLEDILRSFVIDVRIIGDEYKDKDFTGRQYCEEKGIEIYYNKRDHRFSSTDLRKRIYEAEKAKLDK; the protein is encoded by the coding sequence ATGAAAACTCAAAAAATAGGGATTACTTTTTCGTCATTTGATTTGCTTCATGCAGGTCATATCAAGATGTTAGAAGAAGCAAAAACGGTTTGCGATTATTTGATTGTTGGGCTGCAATTAGACCCAGCTTATGACAGACCTACTAAAAATAAACCTACTCAAACGGTTGTAGAACGCTATATTCAGCTAAAAGCAGTAAATGCAGTAGACGAAATCGTTCCCTATTACACAGAGCAGGATTTAGAAGATATTTTAAGGTCTTTTGTTATTGATGTGAGAATTATTGGTGATGAATATAAAGACAAAGATTTCACTGGAAGACAATATTGCGAAGAAAAAGGAATTGAAATTTATTACAATAAAAGAGACCACCGATTTTCTTCCACAGATTTAAGAAAAAGAATCTACGAAGCCGAAAAAGCGAAGTTAGATAAATAA
- a CDS encoding APC family permease produces the protein MSNIWIKKPMEAYEADIKKSQLKRVLGKWSLTAIGIGAIIGGGIFVLTGTGAYYNAGPALALSFVIAGIACVFAALCYAEFASILPVEGSAYAYAYGTVGEIFAWIIGWGLILEYAMGSMTVAVSWSGYFGKLLKMFGLHLPAWLTTDPQTYLAAGNSGFSMNLPAFIIVLVVISILLRGTKGAAKANNFIVMLKVAAIIFVIVAGAFFIDPANWTPFIPEPTVITENGVSHSAYGYAGIIAGASAIFFAYVGFDAVSTQAGEAINPKKDVPFAIIASLLICTLLYILVSLVLTGMMHYSDFNPLGKYPDAIKAPVAYAFDIAGQAWAGYIITIAATVGLISVLMVMIMGQSRIFLGMSKDGLIPRTFSKVNAETGVPSKNLMILGGVISVVAAFTPINDLAHMTSFGTLFAFTMVCVAVWVLRVKQPNLQRNFRVPALPVIATLGILINIYLIINLSIEAQTYSAIWLLFGFVIYFLYSRKNSKLQNGGFGETFKAEQEPLEEIEIDIDNKD, from the coding sequence ATGTCGAATATTTGGATTAAAAAGCCGATGGAAGCTTATGAGGCAGACATCAAAAAGAGTCAGCTGAAGAGAGTTCTCGGAAAATGGAGTTTAACAGCCATAGGAATTGGAGCCATTATTGGTGGTGGTATTTTTGTATTGACAGGAACTGGTGCATATTATAATGCAGGTCCAGCTCTTGCACTTTCTTTCGTAATTGCTGGGATTGCTTGTGTATTTGCAGCACTGTGTTACGCAGAATTTGCATCGATTCTACCCGTAGAAGGTTCTGCTTATGCTTACGCTTATGGAACAGTAGGAGAGATTTTCGCGTGGATTATTGGATGGGGATTGATACTAGAATACGCAATGGGTTCTATGACGGTGGCGGTTTCTTGGTCAGGATATTTTGGGAAATTACTCAAAATGTTTGGCTTGCATCTTCCAGCTTGGTTAACTACCGATCCTCAAACATATTTAGCAGCAGGAAATTCAGGTTTTTCCATGAATTTACCAGCGTTTATCATTGTTCTAGTAGTTATTTCTATATTATTGAGAGGAACTAAAGGTGCTGCAAAAGCGAATAATTTTATTGTAATGCTTAAAGTAGCTGCGATTATTTTCGTAATTGTAGCAGGTGCATTTTTCATTGATCCAGCTAACTGGACGCCTTTTATTCCAGAGCCAACTGTAATTACTGAAAACGGAGTTTCGCATAGTGCTTATGGTTATGCCGGAATTATAGCGGGAGCATCTGCCATTTTCTTTGCGTACGTAGGTTTTGATGCGGTTTCTACACAAGCTGGTGAAGCCATTAATCCTAAAAAAGATGTACCATTTGCTATTATTGCTTCTTTATTAATTTGTACTTTATTGTATATTTTAGTTTCATTGGTTTTAACAGGAATGATGCATTATTCAGATTTCAATCCACTAGGGAAATATCCAGATGCAATTAAAGCTCCAGTAGCTTATGCGTTTGATATTGCTGGTCAAGCTTGGGCAGGATACATCATCACAATTGCTGCTACAGTAGGTCTTATTTCTGTATTGATGGTAATGATTATGGGACAATCTAGAATTTTCTTAGGAATGTCTAAAGATGGTTTAATTCCTAGAACTTTCTCTAAAGTGAATGCAGAAACAGGTGTTCCAAGTAAAAACTTAATGATTCTTGGTGGAGTTATTTCTGTAGTTGCAGCTTTTACACCAATTAACGATTTAGCACACATGACAAGTTTCGGGACGCTTTTCGCGTTTACGATGGTTTGTGTTGCAGTTTGGGTTTTGAGAGTAAAACAACCTAATCTTCAAAGAAATTTTAGAGTTCCTGCATTGCCAGTAATTGCAACTTTAGGAATTTTAATTAATATTTATTTGATTATTAATTTAAGTATAGAAGCACAAACATATTCTGCAATTTGGTTGTTGTTTGGTTTTGTGATTTACTTCTTATACAGTAGAAAAAATTCTAAACTTCAAAATGGTGGTTTCGGTGAAACTTTCAAAGCGGAACAAGAGCCTTTAGAAGAAATAGAAATCGATATTGATAATAAAGATTAA
- the pnuC gene encoding nicotinamide riboside transporter PnuC, with amino-acid sequence MNLYELFFKPYETYTNFQIFLEVTAAIFGLLSVYFSIKKNIWVYPTGIISTALYVYILFNFGLLGDAMINVYYTIMSIYGWILWSASSEDNIHVEVSWANFKQWIFATVLFVFSLVLVTVIYYYKPAIDNHFSTENVNLGLHHLDWANWLDVFTTSIFLVGMWLMAKRKIENWIFWIIGDFICIPMMLYKGLGITSVQYLVFTAMAYLGYLEWKKSIKKM; translated from the coding sequence ATGAATTTGTACGAACTTTTTTTCAAACCTTACGAAACCTACACCAATTTTCAGATTTTTCTGGAAGTAACCGCAGCTATTTTCGGATTGCTGAGTGTTTATTTTTCCATCAAAAAAAATATTTGGGTCTATCCTACAGGTATAATTTCTACGGCTCTTTATGTCTATATACTCTTTAATTTTGGGCTTTTAGGAGATGCAATGATTAATGTGTATTATACGATTATGAGCATTTATGGCTGGATTCTTTGGTCAGCGAGTTCAGAAGATAATATCCACGTAGAAGTTTCGTGGGCAAACTTTAAACAATGGATTTTTGCCACAGTTTTATTTGTCTTCAGTTTAGTATTAGTCACCGTTATTTATTATTATAAACCAGCAATTGACAATCATTTTTCTACTGAAAATGTAAATTTAGGACTGCATCATCTCGATTGGGCAAATTGGTTAGATGTATTCACCACTTCTATATTTTTAGTAGGAATGTGGCTCATGGCAAAAAGAAAAATAGAAAACTGGATTTTTTGGATCATCGGTGATTTTATTTGCATTCCGATGATGCTCTACAAAGGATTAGGAATTACTTCGGTGCAATATTTGGTTTTTACGGCAATGGCTTATTTAGGATATTTAGAATGGAAAAAATCAATCAAAAAAATGTAA
- a CDS encoding TonB-dependent receptor domain-containing protein: MIQTEILNLITKKTLGLTLVLSAAAIAFAQEKQQISGKIVDAQNNAVPYASIFFSNKTVKENAALFSDATLTDEKGNFTINLIPGNYEITIDAVDFKKLVVTKSIGENPNLGNIKIESEQQVTNAKTKDIEGVTLTSTAKPYKIELDKRTYDVNQDIISKGGNLQDVLQNVPSISVDTDGTVSMRGSSNVRFLINGKPSALLGIDDGANALQSIPADQIDRIEVITNPSSKFEASGTAGILNIILKKNKKVGLNGSVTGTLGYLPQTNLNTNLSIRKGNLTWFLNGGGGYRESENTNTNKANYFNAVDPKDRTSFDLESVTKNKNKNYNASTGFIYDINEKTSVNMSGTVRKFNSENTGDINYDYYFLDGTQSFTKRENRGNNDNLALQGDFGLDHKFDNNGQNISLSLSLQKNKSENDTHVDEKDNNILVLEDKINQNTTNKNVIGKVDYELPIGDKSKLEAGYRLDINSNNYSNDVQERLSANSNFAYLPKYTYDADYKETFNAAYIQFKSKIGNLGYQLGLRNEYSNIDIKYQNLIPTDNIDKNKSYNNLFPSVFLSYEITKSNQILVNYSKRIDRPRSFFMIPNPSYSDNQNIFLGNIDLNPSYVDSFELGYSISKNKLTINPTLYFKHTEDDVKMLVFADKGVFNTKPINLGTNDRYGLDLNFNWEANKWLRLMGNFDLFGYTNKGIYFDSNILSEPMSFEGSGLSVRSRITTSFKVDKTFNFQLQGFYRGAENTKSTDRRDMYAINFGASKTVLKGNGTITFNIQDIFNTRAMRNVTRTAEFTRENYMQWQPRQFALSFSYRFKQGEKVESQKRKKDINNNDNGGDDQMPPM; encoded by the coding sequence ATGATTCAAACAGAAATTCTAAATTTAATTACCAAAAAAACACTAGGTCTAACACTCGTTCTTTCTGCTGCTGCAATAGCTTTTGCACAAGAAAAACAACAAATTTCAGGTAAAATTGTAGATGCACAAAACAATGCCGTTCCGTATGCTTCTATCTTTTTTAGCAATAAAACCGTAAAAGAAAATGCTGCTCTTTTTAGCGATGCTACCTTAACCGATGAGAAAGGAAACTTTACCATCAACCTTATTCCTGGAAACTATGAAATCACCATTGATGCAGTAGATTTTAAAAAATTAGTGGTTACCAAAAGTATCGGGGAAAATCCTAATTTAGGAAATATCAAAATAGAATCTGAACAACAAGTTACCAACGCTAAAACCAAAGATATAGAAGGAGTTACCCTTACTTCTACTGCAAAACCTTACAAAATAGAGCTCGATAAAAGAACGTATGATGTAAACCAAGATATTATCAGCAAAGGTGGAAACCTTCAAGATGTTTTGCAAAATGTACCTTCAATTTCTGTAGATACAGATGGAACAGTCTCTATGAGAGGAAGCTCTAATGTAAGATTTTTGATTAATGGAAAACCTTCTGCTTTACTTGGTATAGATGATGGCGCAAATGCATTACAATCTATTCCCGCAGATCAAATAGACAGAATTGAGGTAATTACCAATCCTTCTTCTAAATTTGAAGCAAGTGGAACAGCTGGAATTTTAAATATTATCTTAAAAAAGAATAAAAAAGTTGGTCTTAACGGAAGTGTTACAGGTACACTAGGTTATCTGCCACAAACCAATCTTAATACTAATCTCAGCATTAGAAAAGGAAACCTAACTTGGTTTCTAAATGGTGGTGGTGGTTATAGAGAATCTGAAAACACTAATACAAACAAGGCTAATTATTTCAATGCAGTAGATCCTAAAGACAGAACTTCTTTTGACTTAGAATCTGTTACTAAGAATAAAAATAAAAACTATAATGCATCTACAGGATTCATTTATGATATAAATGAGAAGACTTCTGTAAACATGTCGGGAACAGTTAGAAAATTTAACAGTGAAAATACTGGAGATATTAACTACGATTATTATTTCTTAGATGGAACTCAATCTTTTACTAAAAGAGAGAATAGAGGAAATAATGACAATCTTGCATTACAAGGAGACTTCGGATTGGATCATAAATTTGATAACAACGGACAAAACATTTCATTATCATTAAGTCTACAAAAAAATAAGTCAGAAAATGACACTCACGTAGACGAAAAAGACAATAACATTTTAGTCTTAGAAGATAAAATTAACCAAAATACTACTAACAAAAACGTCATTGGTAAAGTAGATTATGAACTTCCGATTGGTGATAAATCTAAATTAGAAGCTGGTTATAGATTAGATATTAACTCTAATAATTACTCTAATGATGTTCAAGAAAGATTATCTGCAAATTCTAATTTTGCTTACCTACCTAAATATACTTATGATGCAGATTATAAAGAAACTTTTAATGCTGCATACATACAGTTTAAAAGCAAAATTGGAAATCTAGGATATCAATTAGGTCTTAGAAATGAATATTCTAATATCGATATTAAATATCAAAATCTTATTCCTACAGATAACATTGATAAAAACAAGAGTTATAATAATTTATTCCCAAGTGTTTTCTTAAGTTATGAAATCACCAAGAGCAACCAAATTCTTGTTAACTACTCTAAAAGAATAGATAGACCTCGTTCTTTCTTTATGATTCCTAATCCAAGTTATTCTGACAATCAAAACATATTTTTAGGAAATATTGATTTAAATCCTTCTTATGTAGATTCATTTGAACTAGGATACAGCATTTCAAAAAATAAATTAACCATCAATCCTACTCTTTATTTCAAACATACAGAAGATGATGTTAAAATGCTTGTATTTGCTGACAAAGGTGTATTTAACACGAAACCTATTAACCTTGGAACTAATGACAGATACGGATTAGACCTTAACTTCAATTGGGAAGCAAACAAATGGTTAAGACTAATGGGTAATTTTGATTTATTTGGATATACTAATAAAGGTATATATTTTGATAGTAATATTTTATCAGAACCAATGTCTTTTGAAGGAAGCGGATTATCTGTAAGGTCTAGAATCACTACAAGTTTTAAAGTAGACAAAACCTTTAATTTTCAGTTACAAGGATTCTACAGAGGTGCAGAAAACACCAAAAGTACCGATAGAAGAGATATGTATGCCATTAACTTTGGTGCTTCTAAAACAGTCTTAAAAGGAAATGGAACAATTACATTTAACATTCAGGATATATTTAATACCAGAGCAATGAGAAATGTAACAAGAACTGCAGAATTTACACGTGAAAACTACATGCAGTGGCAACCAAGACAATTTGCACTTTCTTTCTCATACAGATTTAAACAAGGAGAAAAAGTAGAAAGTCAAAAACGTAAAAAAGACATTAACAATAATGACAATGGCGGCGATGACCAAATGCCACCAATGTAA
- the galE gene encoding UDP-glucose 4-epimerase GalE encodes MTILVTGGLGYIGSHTVVELLNNNFEVVIIDDLSNTERFILKNIEEITGKKPIFYPFDLKRKELLKQVFDAHQIEGCIHFAAYKAVGESQVKPIDYYENNLFSLINLLQEMKERNISNFIFSSSCTVYGQADTMPIDENTPLKLPESSYGKTKQMGEEILKDFAIAHQKKVTLLRYFNPIGAHPSAKLGELPIGIPNNLVPYVMQTAAGIREKLSVWGNDYPTEDGTAIRDYIYVVDLAKAHVKALQKLIFENSETVIDIYNLGTGKGSSVLEVVHAFEKANDVAVPYQICERRAGDITIAYANADKAEKELGWKSETSLEEALRTVWQWQKYLETREI; translated from the coding sequence ATGACAATACTCGTAACAGGTGGATTAGGATATATAGGTTCTCATACTGTGGTGGAACTTCTCAACAATAATTTTGAAGTAGTCATCATTGATGATTTATCCAATACCGAAAGATTTATTCTTAAAAATATAGAAGAAATCACTGGCAAAAAACCTATTTTCTATCCTTTTGATTTAAAAAGAAAGGAATTACTGAAACAAGTTTTTGATGCTCATCAAATCGAAGGTTGTATTCATTTTGCAGCATATAAAGCGGTGGGTGAATCTCAAGTAAAACCTATTGATTATTACGAAAATAATTTGTTTTCGCTGATAAATCTTTTGCAAGAAATGAAAGAAAGAAATATTTCTAATTTTATTTTTAGTTCAAGTTGTACGGTTTACGGACAAGCGGATACAATGCCAATCGACGAAAATACACCTCTGAAATTACCAGAATCTTCCTACGGGAAAACCAAACAAATGGGCGAAGAAATTCTGAAAGATTTTGCAATCGCTCATCAGAAAAAAGTCACTTTGTTGAGGTATTTTAATCCAATTGGAGCGCATCCATCTGCGAAATTAGGAGAATTGCCAATCGGAATTCCAAATAATTTGGTTCCTTATGTAATGCAAACTGCGGCGGGAATTCGTGAGAAACTTTCGGTTTGGGGAAATGATTATCCTACCGAAGATGGAACTGCAATCAGAGACTATATTTATGTAGTAGATTTGGCAAAAGCACATGTAAAAGCTTTGCAGAAGTTAATTTTTGAAAACTCTGAAACGGTTATAGACATTTATAATTTAGGAACAGGAAAAGGAAGTTCAGTTCTTGAAGTGGTTCATGCTTTTGAAAAAGCCAATGATGTAGCTGTTCCTTATCAAATTTGTGAAAGAAGAGCAGGAGATATTACCATTGCTTATGCAAACGCTGATAAAGCTGAAAAAGAACTCGGTTGGAAATCTGAAACTTCATTGGAAGAAGCACTCAGAACCGTTTGGCAATGGCAGAAATATTTAGAAACCAGAGAAATTTAA
- a CDS encoding WD40/YVTN/BNR-like repeat-containing protein encodes MKRLIFTFCLLAHVFLTAQSLEFSALADNYNMSVRAIQIWQNKVYYAATDSKFGYIHLNEPTIRKQMKLSDANLQFRTLAQTDDLFYVVNIESPATFYKITKSTFTAEEVFTDTIKTAFYDAFMFDEKGRGLAISDPRKEGKPHFRIISSKNYKNEDGIMPKYQEGEAHFAASNTNIAMKGNTVWIATGGTVSRIFKFNWDKPYFWNVYNTPFVNGKSSTGIYSIDFFDEKFGIAVGGDYTQQSENINNIATTSDGGETWQIQASGKNGGYKTCVKIRPKSKGKDIIAVGDQNIEFSSDYGKTWKTISQEKNLYVCEWIDENSLVFAGKNRILKAIFK; translated from the coding sequence ATGAAAAGATTAATATTCACCTTTTGTTTGCTAGCTCATGTTTTTTTGACGGCTCAAAGTCTAGAATTTTCGGCTTTAGCAGATAATTATAACATGAGTGTAAGAGCGATTCAGATTTGGCAAAATAAAGTGTATTACGCTGCTACAGATTCTAAATTTGGATATATTCATTTGAATGAACCCACGATTAGAAAGCAAATGAAATTATCAGATGCAAATCTTCAATTCAGAACTCTGGCACAAACAGATGATTTGTTTTACGTCGTAAACATTGAAAGTCCTGCGACTTTTTATAAAATTACCAAAAGTACTTTTACGGCAGAAGAAGTTTTTACCGATACCATAAAAACTGCATTTTATGATGCTTTCATGTTTGATGAAAAGGGAAGAGGATTGGCAATAAGTGACCCAAGAAAAGAAGGAAAACCTCATTTTAGAATTATTTCGAGCAAAAATTATAAAAACGAAGACGGAATTATGCCGAAATATCAAGAAGGTGAAGCGCATTTTGCAGCGAGTAATACCAATATTGCAATGAAAGGAAATACCGTTTGGATTGCAACAGGAGGAACGGTTTCTAGAATTTTTAAATTCAATTGGGATAAACCTTATTTTTGGAATGTTTACAATACGCCTTTTGTCAACGGGAAATCATCTACAGGAATTTATTCTATAGATTTCTTTGACGAAAAATTCGGGATTGCAGTTGGTGGTGATTATACCCAACAATCAGAAAATATTAACAATATCGCTACAACTTCAGATGGTGGCGAAACCTGGCAAATTCAAGCTTCTGGAAAAAATGGAGGATATAAAACATGTGTTAAAATTCGTCCGAAATCTAAAGGAAAAGACATTATTGCAGTGGGAGACCAGAATATAGAATTTTCTAGCGATTATGGAAAAACTTGGAAGACGATTTCACAAGAAAAAAATCTTTACGTTTGCGAATGGATAGATGAAAACAGTCTCGTTTTTGCAGGGAAAAATAGAATTTTAAAAGCAATTTTTAAATAG